The following coding sequences lie in one Mycobacterium sp. 050128 genomic window:
- a CDS encoding DUF3097 domain-containing protein, producing the protein MMDRYGTDVLAAGRRKPRSTEHPADLGLVVEDVETGYVGAVVRVEYGRIDLEDRHGHVRGFPLGPGYLLEGRPVILTEPRRAVPAAASRTASGSVAVPGARARVARASRIYVEGRHDAELIAQVWGEDLRIEGVVVEHLGGVDDLVGIVAEFAPGPGRRLGVLVDHLVTGSKEARIAEAVRRGPGGPDTLVVGHPYVDIWQAVKPQRLGLTAWPEVPRHIEWKHGACKALRLPHASQADIARAWQRIRSRVRDWNDLEPALISRVEELIDFVTEPGR; encoded by the coding sequence GTGATGGATCGCTACGGAACCGACGTGCTGGCCGCCGGTCGGCGCAAGCCGCGCTCGACCGAACACCCTGCTGACCTGGGACTTGTTGTCGAGGATGTCGAGACCGGTTACGTCGGTGCGGTGGTGCGGGTCGAGTACGGGCGCATCGACCTGGAAGATCGGCATGGCCACGTCCGTGGCTTTCCGCTGGGGCCCGGATACCTGCTGGAGGGGCGTCCGGTGATCCTCACCGAGCCGCGCCGCGCCGTACCGGCCGCCGCGAGCCGTACCGCCTCGGGCTCCGTCGCGGTACCGGGCGCGCGCGCTCGAGTCGCGCGTGCCAGCCGGATTTACGTCGAGGGCCGTCACGATGCGGAACTCATTGCGCAGGTCTGGGGCGAGGATCTGCGTATCGAAGGGGTCGTCGTCGAGCATCTCGGTGGCGTCGACGATTTGGTGGGCATCGTGGCAGAGTTCGCTCCCGGTCCGGGGCGCCGGCTCGGTGTTCTCGTCGATCACCTCGTCACGGGTTCGAAAGAGGCACGCATTGCCGAGGCGGTGCGCCGGGGACCCGGCGGGCCCGACACGCTGGTCGTCGGCCATCCCTATGTCGACATCTGGCAGGCGGTGAAGCCGCAGCGGCTCGGCCTGACGGCCTGGCCCGAGGTGCCGCGGCACATCGAATGGAAGCACGGCGCGTGCAAGGCGCTTCGATTGCCGCACGCCAGCCAGGCCGACATCGCCCGCGCGTGGCAGCGCATCCGGTCACGGGTACGCGACTGGAACGACCTCGAACCCGCGCTGATCAGCAGAGTCGAAGAACTCATCGACTTCGTCACCGAGCCTGGTCGCTGA